The Populus alba chromosome 4, ASM523922v2, whole genome shotgun sequence genome contains a region encoding:
- the LOC118050748 gene encoding nuclear intron maturase 1, mitochondrial, with amino-acid sequence MSLRQNFKQLPFIKSHSLFRTFSSSSSHQDPYSVLKEDPIDICTSIWVKSFSSPSNFTFSNLTGFLSKPDLWALAYQRSCAHVTGKFPPRNALPSHALHSLFSLQTAVVHNRFKWNDKANQILRSPNDKPSTKLVSKRKLSAMMESDDPCFQDRVVQEMLLMVLEPIFEARFSRKSHAFRPGRNAHTVIRTIRSNFAGYLWFLRGDLSEILDDIDADVVMGCVEKVVRDKKVLNLIKNALRSPVRIREMGNYGEKSRNKKKRKSTKKKILNENEPKPDPYWLRTFFDFAPEEAAKIPTYGYCGILSPLLANVCLNELDQMMEEKIVDFFRPNKLDSIWKHSIDDRCHNPSWPEFVPSSGKEKTRKMEYIRYGGHFLIGVRGPREDAVQIRKEIIEFCERKFGIRLDNSKIDIEHITRGIQFLDHIICRRVIYPTLRYTGSGGKIVSEKGVGTLLSVTACLQQCIRQFRRLKFVKGDKDPEPLPCTPMLYSGQAHTNAQMNKFLETMADWYRYADNRKKVVGFCAYVIRSSLAKLYAARYRLKSRAKVYKIALRDLSRPLRENSNNSAPEYSDLLRMGLVDAIEGVQFSHMSLIPTCDYTPFPRNWIPDHEQVLHEYIRLQDPKFFCELHRSIKRQGLSLPQDEISEIVWDYKTLGVRRYQSSGENELNNGLQKV; translated from the coding sequence ATGTCATTGAGACAAAACTTCAAACAGCTTCCCTTCATTAAATCCCACTCTTTGTTTCGCActttctcttcctcctcttctcacCAAGACCCATATTCTGTCCTCAAAGAAGACCCAATAGATATCTGCACTTCTATCTGGGTCAAATCCTTCTCTTCACCATCAAACTTTACTTTCTCTAACCTCACTGGTTTCCTCTCCAAGCCCGACCTCTGGGCCCTAGCTTACCAACGTTCCTGCGCTCACGTCACCGGCAAGTTCCCTCCTCGAAACGCACTTCCCTCCCATGCTCTCCATTCCCTTTTCTCACTTCAAACTGCTGTCGTTCACAACCGCTTCAAATGGAACGACAAGGCCAACCAGATCCTTCGCAGCCCCAATGATAAGCCTTCAACCAAACTGGTTTCCAAGAGAAAGCTCAGTGCAATGATGGAATCTGATGATCCGTGCTTCCAAGACCGGGTTGTTCAGGAGATGCTTCTGATGGTGCTTGAACCTATTTTTGAAGCACGGTTTTCGAGGAAGTCTCACGCGTTTAGGCCCGGGAGGAATGCACACACGGTAATTAGGACTATAAGGAGTAATTTTGCTGGGTATTTATGGTTTTTGAGGGGTGATTTGAGTGAGATACTAGATGACATTGACGCTGATGTTGTAATGGGATGTGTTGAAAAAGTTGTTAGAGATAAGAAAGTgttgaatttgataaaaaacGCGCTTAGATCGCCGGTTAGGATTCGAGAAATGGGCAATTATGGTGAAAAGTCGAGGAACAAGAAAAAGAGGAAATCtacgaagaagaagattttgaaTGAGAATGAGCCAAAACCTGACCCTTATTGGTTGAGAACTTTCTTTGATTTTGCTCCTGAGGAGGCGGCAAAGATACCCACTTATGGTTATTGTGGGATTTTGAGTCCATTGCTTGCTAATGTGTGTCTTAATGAATTGGATCAAATGATGGAGGAGAAGATTGTTGACTTCTTCAGGCCAAATAAGCTTGATTCTATATGGAAACATTCGATTGATGATAGGTGTCATAACCCTTCTTGGCCAGAGTTTGTTCCATCTAGTGGAAAAGAGAAGACTAGGAAAATGGAATACATTCGATATGGGGGTCATTTCTTGATTGGCGTTCGAGGGCCTAGAGAAGATGCAGTGCAAATTCGTAAGGAAATTATTGAGTTCTGCGAGAGGAAGTTTGGTATCAGGCTGGATAATTCAAAAATTGATATTGAGCACATTACTAGGGGAATTCAATTCTTGGATCATATAATTTGTCGCAGAGTGATATATCCTACACTTCGTTATACAGGGAGTGGAGGCAAAATCGTGAGTGAAAAGGGTGTGGGGACTCTGCTTTCAGTTACTGCTTGTTTGCAGCAATGTATTCGCCAATTTAGGAGGCTTAAGTTTGTCAAGGGTGATAAGGATCCTGAGCCATTGCCTTGTACTCCAATGCTTTACTCAGGTCAAGCCCATACTAATGCACAAATGAATAAGTTTCTCGAGACTATGGCAGATTGGTATAGATACGCTGATAATCGAAAAAAAGTTGTTGGGTTTTGTGCCTATGTGATTCGTAGCTCGTTGGCTAAACTTTATGCTGCTAGGTATAGACTAAAATCACGTGCAAAGGTTTACAAGATTGCTTTACGTGATCTTAGTCGGCCATTGAGAGAGAATAGTAACAATTCTGCTCCTGAATACTCTGATCTTTTGAGAATGGGACTTGTTGATGCAATTGAAGGTGTTCAGTTCTCCCATATGTCTTTGATTCCAACTTGTGATTATACTCCATTTCCAAGGAATTGGATTCCAGATCATGAGCAGGTTTTGCATGAGTATATCAGATTACAAGACCCCAAATTCTTTTGTGAATTGCATAGATCAATAAAGCGTCAAGGTTTGAGTCTGCCTCAAGATGAGATATCTGAAATTGTGTGGGATTACAAGACTCTTGGAGTTCGAAGGTACCAATCTAGTGGTGAAAATGAGCTCAACAATGGACTGCAGAAAGTGTGA